Proteins encoded together in one Lysinibacillus sp. FSL K6-0232 window:
- a CDS encoding DUF2087 domain-containing protein, producing the protein MDVNEQFWQASTEDIKKGYIDEGSYFTCLLCGEKVEKGIIYPYEGLLYEAEKMMQQHITAAHQSVFHYLNGLSKKLTGLTEHQSHILRLFYEGKSDQEIQEELTIGSAATIRHHRFALKEKERQAKTLLVMMELLKEQHHKQDDFVPIHKTATMIDDRYNITLSEEQQLLMKFFPQGVDKGLVRLPKREKQKIVVLRAITKLLEEGKHYTEKELNAVLQPIYEDYVHIRRYLIEYGFMDRTADGSAYWVKK; encoded by the coding sequence GTGGATGTAAATGAACAATTTTGGCAGGCTTCAACCGAGGACATTAAAAAAGGATATATAGATGAAGGCTCCTATTTTACCTGCTTATTATGTGGTGAAAAGGTGGAAAAGGGCATTATTTACCCATATGAAGGTTTATTGTATGAGGCCGAGAAAATGATGCAGCAGCATATTACAGCAGCACATCAATCTGTTTTTCATTATTTAAATGGTCTAAGTAAAAAGCTAACAGGCTTAACAGAGCATCAAAGCCATATTTTACGATTATTTTATGAGGGAAAATCAGATCAGGAGATACAAGAGGAGCTGACAATTGGCAGTGCTGCAACGATTCGTCATCATCGTTTTGCGTTAAAAGAAAAGGAACGTCAAGCGAAAACATTGTTGGTAATGATGGAGTTATTAAAGGAACAACATCACAAGCAAGACGATTTTGTGCCGATTCATAAAACAGCTACAATGATTGATGATCGCTATAACATCACCCTTTCCGAAGAACAGCAATTATTAATGAAGTTTTTTCCGCAAGGTGTTGATAAAGGGCTTGTTCGCCTGCCCAAGCGTGAAAAGCAAAAAATTGTAGTGCTACGTGCCATTACAAAGCTTTTGGAGGAAGGGAAACACTATACAGAAAAGGAACTCAATGCAGTCCTTCAACCAATCTATGAGGACTATGTTCATATCCGCCGCTATCTCATCGAATACGGCTTTATGGATCGAACAGCAGATGGTAGTGCCTACTGGGTTAAAAAATAA
- a CDS encoding Alw26I/Eco31I/Esp3I family type II restriction endonuclease, translating to MAREKREWHPNFVEYMDFIVQHPTYSGLPIKQRDDGSWSWIAAATTSIGKQRKAWCEQKAQALGIPIEAGVYAKVMLEIHPTKQKVCQTCGNEMSLYYLYPSANFIKALQKKFNVTYSEIDCIYDIWDDLLQKGFSNHQVAKFLIEKGKLPLSSQTASQDEVINALESLCRYQGKKILSPGAMSNFPDRFDGFHTYNRCCRAIQDKGRSKENLKSYTKDRRAYEYLSDGNIHAANSFMGSKFFAGTTADHIGPISLGFVHDPRYLQPMYGSDNSTKRDRLQFVDIEKIIDIENKTNIYPISQHSSLLWEYIKENYQKHPEIIETTYRNALKQNMANFMYILAKILTQCGAKGASVLEQIFLAPKYTYFNYSYEFNENGEIIKQTPRHFTQRSANEYERYKRIAFEAIHDYATKENRNTKPSLDNADLVSLSLLCQDITNDGPLPIIKDKIFELFQVIQRKIIRTF from the coding sequence ATGGCAAGAGAAAAAAGAGAGTGGCATCCGAATTTTGTTGAATATATGGATTTTATTGTACAGCACCCAACCTATAGTGGACTCCCGATAAAGCAAAGGGATGATGGTAGCTGGTCGTGGATAGCGGCTGCAACGACAAGCATTGGCAAGCAGCGCAAAGCTTGGTGTGAACAAAAGGCACAAGCTTTAGGTATCCCAATTGAGGCTGGCGTCTATGCGAAAGTGATGCTAGAAATCCATCCAACTAAGCAGAAAGTTTGTCAAACATGTGGAAATGAAATGTCCCTGTATTATCTCTATCCAAGCGCAAATTTTATTAAAGCTCTTCAAAAGAAATTTAATGTTACATATAGCGAAATAGATTGTATCTATGATATTTGGGATGATTTATTGCAAAAGGGCTTCTCAAATCATCAAGTTGCCAAGTTTCTAATAGAAAAAGGTAAGCTTCCGCTTAGTTCACAAACTGCTAGTCAAGATGAAGTAATCAATGCACTAGAATCGCTCTGCCGTTATCAAGGTAAAAAAATATTAAGCCCTGGTGCTATGTCAAACTTCCCAGACCGCTTTGATGGCTTCCACACCTATAATCGCTGCTGTAGAGCCATTCAGGACAAAGGGCGTTCAAAGGAAAATCTTAAATCTTATACAAAGGATAGACGAGCATATGAATATTTAAGCGATGGCAATATTCATGCGGCAAACTCCTTTATGGGCAGTAAGTTTTTTGCAGGCACTACCGCTGACCATATAGGCCCTATTTCTTTAGGCTTTGTGCATGATCCACGCTATTTGCAGCCAATGTATGGTAGTGATAATTCAACTAAACGAGATCGTTTACAATTCGTCGATATTGAAAAAATAATCGACATCGAAAACAAAACAAATATTTACCCTATCTCACAGCATTCAAGCTTACTTTGGGAATATATTAAAGAAAACTACCAAAAGCATCCTGAAATCATTGAAACTACTTACCGCAATGCTTTAAAACAAAATATGGCAAATTTTATGTATATACTAGCTAAAATATTAACGCAGTGTGGTGCAAAAGGTGCTTCTGTGCTGGAGCAAATTTTCTTAGCACCTAAATACACATATTTTAACTATTCATATGAATTTAATGAAAACGGTGAAATCATAAAGCAAACGCCACGCCACTTTACACAACGTAGTGCCAACGAATATGAGCGCTATAAAAGAATCGCCTTTGAAGCTATACATGACTATGCTACAAAAGAAAATAGAAATACTAAACCATCCTTGGATAATGCTGATTTAGTATCCTTGAGCTTATTATGTCAAGACATTACCAATGATGGACCATTACCTATTATTAAGGATAAAATTTTTGAGTTATTTCAGGTGATTCAACGCAAAATCATTAGGACATTTTAG
- a CDS encoding M48 family metallopeptidase — protein sequence MAKKMGIVALLLFGVYVLCMYWYIFHSDGGKIPSVLQGTAADPVMFMSGKELFLSGEYSKIRNFLFFIATPLEWLIYFFILLIGVSRYFEKLTTSQTKWKLVQNAGYLFLLSLLLYIVLLPLNYYRYYLSKSYGISTQNFASWMKDGVLDFWVSFGMSLIIVTVIYWLMKKSEKRWWLYTWLLTIPFTIFVMFIQPVVIDPLYNDFYPLKNKELETKILSLATQANIPAEHVYEVNMAEKTNALNAYVTGIGSNSRIVLWDTTLNRLTDNEILFIMAHEMGHYVEKHIYFGIAGYLLLTLIGLWLTNKVMRRLIARYGQVLKIHKISNISSYPLFLLITSILLFAANPVSNYISRYQETRADQYAIALTNDREAAVTAFQKLTISGLSEVNPPLLVKWFRYTHPPMLERIYKVADNREQQHSPLKEERKK from the coding sequence ATAGCGAAAAAAATGGGCATTGTTGCGCTACTATTATTCGGTGTTTACGTGCTTTGTATGTATTGGTATATATTCCATAGTGATGGTGGGAAAATACCAAGTGTCTTACAAGGGACGGCTGCAGACCCTGTAATGTTTATGTCAGGGAAGGAGCTTTTTTTAAGTGGTGAATATTCAAAAATACGAAACTTTTTGTTCTTTATTGCAACGCCTTTAGAATGGCTGATTTACTTTTTCATATTGCTTATAGGTGTGTCACGCTATTTTGAGAAACTAACGACATCTCAAACAAAGTGGAAGCTTGTACAAAATGCAGGCTATTTATTTTTGTTATCACTATTGCTCTATATCGTGTTATTGCCGTTAAATTATTATCGCTATTATCTTAGTAAAAGCTATGGCATCAGTACCCAAAACTTTGCATCTTGGATGAAGGACGGTGTGCTTGATTTTTGGGTAAGCTTTGGGATGAGCCTCATTATTGTGACTGTTATTTATTGGCTTATGAAAAAGAGTGAGAAAAGATGGTGGCTTTATACGTGGCTCTTAACGATACCCTTTACAATCTTTGTAATGTTTATTCAGCCTGTTGTGATTGATCCTTTATATAATGATTTTTATCCATTGAAAAATAAAGAGCTGGAAACAAAGATTTTATCGCTTGCAACGCAGGCAAATATTCCAGCGGAGCATGTCTATGAAGTGAATATGGCTGAAAAGACGAATGCTTTAAATGCGTATGTGACAGGCATTGGCAGTAACTCAAGAATTGTACTATGGGATACAACTTTAAATAGACTAACAGACAATGAAATTTTATTTATCATGGCGCATGAAATGGGGCATTATGTAGAAAAGCATATTTATTTTGGTATAGCAGGCTATTTATTATTAACATTAATAGGCTTATGGCTAACCAATAAGGTGATGCGCCGATTGATAGCACGCTATGGGCAGGTATTAAAAATCCATAAAATCAGTAATATTAGCTCATATCCATTGTTTTTACTGATTACCTCTATTTTATTATTTGCCGCAAATCCTGTATCGAACTATATTTCGCGCTATCAGGAAACAAGGGCTGACCAATATGCCATTGCCCTTACAAATGATCGAGAAGCGGCTGTTACAGCATTTCAAAAGCTAACGATTTCAGGCTTAAGCGAGGTGAATCCTCCATTGCTTGTCAAATGGTTCCGCTACACACATCCGCCAATGCTAGAGCGTATTTATAAGGTTGCCGATAATAGGGAGCAGCAACATAGCCCGTTAAAGGAAGAGCGGAAGAAGTAA
- a CDS encoding Alw26I/Eco31I/Esp3I family type II restriction adenine-specific DNA-methyltransferase → MKGQKIANDSRTALWERIKEGSKHVEMQMNPLERKRTGSYFTSLDLTDVMMEELVTKIDQSGKNIWELRFLEPCAGTGHFVFSYLKEVSKLNLTKEKMEALINNIYVADINRKALAQYQKMLTELTKLYFNIELDQHYFDTHIGSGLLVDLEADTLKYIKITDVFSEEIIANGFDIVVTNPPYKNLKAEKNHYSHSDDFNADKLKYAEIAKLVDKTFTYSTEGVLNLYKIFVEEIIANYTNKDGFIHLLIPASILSDKTCARLRTYMLMEHTILSVKLIGEGSGYIEAQQAVCAIVMKNGASTETINVTKDYLKNPYQTTDVHINDILNKNTGNAIFPINQQEYLILKQLRKFPIVKDLPFIVNSRGELDLTTHKQSIVNGNTGYPLIRGKHIKYYEINDVDNSEYVDATFVHNSKKHKYIKKERIICQQVVNMKKERRVTFAYIKPNYVLGNSCNFIAVDENKYGIDLYAILGLFNTTIINWFFKLTSSNNHVNNYEIDCFPIPIHSPLLHKISMLVQQYLKTKDESLIELIEEYAYEAYEIKKVEEDSEMLEVNKLTQDYYHAIQHIIPTISLELADSILTGAASLDTVILKSGVDLDERSKKIAKGITAKYSKIANGEILNHTTFKLSDLDLEMIRSVPPGGNWKNIPMETVEKSKRLKRITETGGRTTLYGRIDYTKPSYTITTYFNRPGNGTYVHPVHDRVLSVREAARFQSFKDDYLFFGNKTQMLKQVGNAVPTILAYQIARNIVEKCNCQNSLDLFCGAGGMTAGFKEAGIHSVLSNDIEESACITLKINNPEVDVHCGDITVQATKDYLVAKALEHSVDIICGGPPCQGFSMAGFRFIDDPRNQLFKEFAEVVSKVKPKVIVFENVEGLLSFQNGAVYTSILDMFSELGYYTEGRVLLASDYGVPQKRKRVIIICTRKDIGVMPDALFPAPITANQPITAYDAIGDLEHVECAEDAKYTSEPESAYIKALKGKLSYDHLLHSLKDADILESNEFGQLSLQL, encoded by the coding sequence TTGAAGGGGCAGAAGATTGCAAATGATTCTAGAACAGCCTTATGGGAAAGAATCAAAGAAGGAAGTAAGCATGTTGAGATGCAGATGAACCCTTTAGAAAGAAAAAGAACGGGGAGCTATTTCACTTCATTAGATTTAACGGATGTAATGATGGAAGAGCTTGTTACTAAAATAGATCAAAGCGGTAAAAATATATGGGAATTAAGGTTTTTAGAACCATGTGCTGGCACAGGTCATTTTGTCTTTTCATATTTAAAGGAAGTTAGTAAATTAAATCTGACTAAAGAAAAGATGGAAGCCTTAATCAATAATATTTATGTTGCAGATATTAATCGAAAGGCTTTAGCGCAATATCAAAAAATGCTTACTGAACTGACAAAATTATATTTTAATATAGAGTTGGATCAACATTATTTTGATACACATATAGGCTCTGGCTTGTTGGTTGATTTAGAGGCAGATACACTTAAATATATTAAAATTACGGATGTTTTTTCAGAGGAAATTATTGCTAACGGCTTTGATATTGTTGTAACAAATCCTCCATATAAAAATTTAAAGGCAGAAAAAAATCACTATAGTCATAGTGACGATTTTAATGCTGATAAATTAAAGTACGCTGAAATTGCTAAGCTAGTGGATAAAACCTTTACTTACTCAACAGAAGGGGTTTTGAATTTATATAAGATTTTTGTTGAGGAAATTATCGCTAATTATACAAATAAAGATGGCTTTATTCATTTACTAATTCCAGCATCTATTCTTTCAGATAAGACATGTGCTAGATTGCGCACATATATGCTGATGGAGCATACTATTTTGTCTGTCAAGCTGATAGGTGAAGGCAGTGGCTATATCGAGGCACAGCAGGCAGTATGTGCAATTGTGATGAAAAACGGGGCTAGTACGGAAACAATCAATGTAACGAAGGATTATTTGAAAAATCCTTATCAAACAACAGATGTGCATATCAACGATATACTTAATAAAAACACTGGCAATGCGATTTTTCCAATTAATCAACAAGAATATTTAATATTGAAGCAGCTTAGAAAATTTCCTATTGTGAAGGACTTGCCATTTATCGTGAATTCAAGAGGGGAGCTAGATTTAACAACCCATAAACAATCAATCGTGAATGGGAACACGGGCTACCCCTTAATTAGAGGAAAGCATATTAAGTATTATGAAATTAATGACGTGGATAACAGCGAATATGTAGATGCTACGTTTGTTCATAATAGTAAAAAGCATAAGTATATAAAAAAAGAACGTATTATTTGCCAGCAAGTTGTCAATATGAAAAAAGAGAGAAGAGTAACCTTTGCCTATATAAAGCCTAACTATGTGCTAGGAAATTCATGTAATTTTATTGCAGTAGATGAAAATAAATATGGCATTGATTTATATGCAATTTTAGGTCTTTTTAATACAACTATTATTAATTGGTTTTTTAAGCTGACAAGTAGTAATAATCATGTGAATAATTATGAAATCGATTGCTTCCCTATTCCTATTCATTCACCTTTGCTGCATAAAATCAGTATGCTTGTACAGCAATATTTAAAAACAAAGGATGAATCATTGATTGAATTAATTGAGGAATATGCATATGAAGCATATGAAATTAAGAAAGTGGAAGAGGATAGTGAGATGCTAGAAGTAAATAAGCTAACGCAAGATTATTACCATGCTATTCAACATATAATTCCAACGATAAGCTTAGAATTAGCTGATAGTATTTTAACTGGAGCTGCTTCACTTGATACAGTGATATTAAAAAGTGGTGTCGATTTAGATGAGCGATCCAAAAAAATAGCGAAAGGCATCACAGCTAAATATAGCAAGATAGCAAATGGCGAAATTTTGAATCATACAACCTTTAAATTAAGTGATTTAGATTTAGAAATGATACGCTCTGTACCACCAGGTGGGAATTGGAAGAATATACCGATGGAAACCGTGGAAAAATCAAAGCGTTTAAAGAGAATTACAGAAACTGGTGGACGAACGACTCTCTATGGTCGTATTGACTATACAAAGCCAAGTTATACGATAACTACATATTTTAATCGACCAGGGAATGGTACATATGTTCATCCCGTGCATGATCGAGTGCTTTCTGTAAGAGAAGCGGCAAGATTTCAATCTTTTAAAGATGATTATTTATTTTTTGGCAATAAGACGCAAATGCTAAAACAGGTTGGAAATGCTGTGCCAACAATACTAGCTTATCAGATTGCTCGTAATATTGTAGAGAAATGTAATTGTCAAAACTCATTAGATTTATTTTGCGGAGCTGGTGGAATGACTGCTGGATTTAAGGAAGCAGGCATCCATTCGGTGCTAAGCAATGATATTGAGGAAAGTGCCTGTATCACGCTGAAAATCAATAATCCAGAGGTAGACGTGCACTGTGGTGATATTACAGTACAGGCTACTAAAGATTATTTAGTGGCAAAAGCGCTTGAGCATTCTGTTGATATTATTTGCGGAGGGCCTCCCTGCCAAGGATTTTCAATGGCTGGCTTTAGATTTATTGATGACCCAAGAAATCAATTATTTAAAGAGTTTGCAGAGGTCGTGTCAAAGGTAAAGCCTAAGGTTATCGTATTTGAAAATGTGGAAGGCTTACTAAGCTTTCAAAATGGCGCTGTTTATACTAGTATTTTAGACATGTTTTCAGAGCTGGGTTATTACACAGAGGGAAGAGTATTGCTTGCAAGCGATTACGGTGTTCCTCAAAAAAGAAAAAGGGTTATTATTATTTGCACAAGAAAGGATATTGGTGTGATGCCAGATGCATTATTCCCTGCTCCCATTACAGCAAATCAGCCAATTACAGCCTATGACGCAATAGGGGATTTAGAGCATGTTGAATGTGCAGAGGATGCCAAATACACAAGCGAACCCGAATCAGCCTATATAAAAGCACTAAAAGGAAAGCTTAGTTACGATCACCTTCTCCATTCCTTGAAGGACGCTGATATTTTAGAGAGTAATGAATTTGGACAGTTGAGCTTACAGCTATAA
- a CDS encoding UxaA family hydrolase, giving the protein MKKFYGYRRSDGSIGVRNHVIVLNTVGELSGLTRKIAKLVSGVTPVIHYSGATNFPEDQQQILRTLVGTAGHPNVSAALIVGMKDDPVAQEIVTTLQAKNRRVHAVYFNSEKSIAAIFEECKQWLSASMDSRQYDVREEALLTELMVGLECGGSDAWSGITANPSIGAFSDMFVEDGGTSVLAETTEAIGAEHIIASNAINQAVREQFLAIVRNYEQRIKETGEDIRSANPTPGNMAGGLTTLEEKSLGCIKKGGSTSLKEVVCYSQAPTEKGFVFMDTPGYDVESVCGLAAGGAQIVLFSTGKGSPTGSPIVPVIKIGTNPKVYEIMSEHIDVNAGKIIEGVSTIEDIGKEIYSLVEAVANGHQTAAENHNNQEFAIWRLAESI; this is encoded by the coding sequence ATGAAAAAATTCTACGGTTATCGAAGATCAGATGGTAGTATCGGTGTTAGAAATCATGTGATTGTCCTTAATACAGTCGGTGAATTAAGCGGATTAACGCGCAAGATTGCAAAATTAGTATCAGGCGTAACACCTGTTATTCATTATAGTGGTGCAACTAATTTTCCTGAGGATCAGCAGCAAATATTACGCACATTAGTGGGGACAGCTGGGCATCCAAATGTAAGCGCTGCCCTAATCGTTGGTATGAAGGATGATCCAGTCGCACAAGAGATTGTCACAACACTGCAAGCCAAAAATAGAAGAGTACATGCGGTTTATTTTAATAGTGAAAAATCAATTGCTGCTATCTTTGAAGAATGCAAGCAATGGTTATCAGCAAGTATGGACAGCCGACAATATGATGTCAGGGAAGAAGCTTTATTAACAGAATTAATGGTTGGTCTTGAATGTGGAGGCTCAGATGCATGGTCTGGTATTACAGCGAATCCTTCCATTGGTGCTTTTTCAGATATGTTTGTTGAAGATGGCGGTACAAGTGTCTTAGCTGAAACAACTGAAGCAATCGGCGCAGAACATATTATTGCCAGCAATGCTATAAATCAAGCTGTGCGTGAACAGTTTTTAGCCATTGTCAGAAATTATGAGCAACGCATTAAAGAAACAGGCGAGGATATTCGATCAGCTAACCCTACACCGGGCAATATGGCTGGTGGCTTAACAACCTTAGAAGAAAAGTCATTAGGATGCATTAAAAAGGGTGGTAGTACATCTTTGAAAGAAGTTGTTTGCTATTCACAAGCACCTACAGAAAAAGGCTTTGTCTTTATGGATACACCGGGCTATGATGTTGAATCGGTTTGTGGACTAGCTGCTGGAGGAGCACAAATTGTGCTATTTTCTACAGGGAAAGGCTCTCCAACAGGCTCTCCAATTGTACCTGTTATCAAGATTGGTACAAATCCTAAAGTATATGAAATTATGTCAGAACATATTGATGTGAACGCAGGAAAAATTATCGAAGGTGTATCGACAATAGAGGATATTGGGAAAGAAATTTACTCTTTAGTAGAAGCTGTGGCAAATGGCCATCAAACTGCTGCTGAAAATCATAATAATCAAGAATTTGCTATTTGGAGATTAGCAGAAAGCATTTAA
- a CDS encoding MmcQ/YjbR family DNA-binding protein, which translates to MKKAMIHAYCLQLRGTTYDYQEEWQADRYHIGGKMYAMIGGNATGKPVLTLKCDPARAEELRESYDSIIPGYYMNKTHWNSIYMDAEDVPMELIENLIKHSYELVFSKLTKKVQQEIQ; encoded by the coding sequence ATGAAAAAAGCCATGATTCATGCGTATTGTTTACAGCTTCGTGGAACGACTTATGATTATCAAGAGGAATGGCAGGCAGATCGCTACCATATTGGTGGGAAAATGTATGCGATGATTGGAGGCAATGCAACGGGTAAGCCTGTGCTTACGTTAAAATGTGACCCTGCACGAGCAGAGGAATTACGTGAATCGTATGATAGCATTATACCGGGTTACTATATGAATAAAACCCACTGGAACTCAATTTATATGGATGCCGAAGATGTTCCGATGGAATTGATCGAAAACCTAATCAAACATTCCTATGAGCTTGTTTTCAGCAAATTAACAAAAAAAGTTCAGCAGGAGATTCAATAA
- a CDS encoding YitT family protein: MRNIIIITLSSIVVAFAYNFLFIPHEILSGGLSGIAIMLGLITPLNTGVLNLLLNLPLLILGVIKLGKRFISYTILSVAVLSVSLYVIPIYKATQEPILASLFGGVIVGFAMGMIFRAAGSSGGFDIIAMLLSRKRDFPLGTLLAAMNGIVVAASGFIFSWDAALLTLVSIYATGKVVDTIHTSHIKLTLMIITSKGDAVKQQLLHKLHRGITIMDAKGAYSGEDRQVLITVITRYQLADVKSTIKETDPQSFVNILQTTEVIGMFDRSTGK, translated from the coding sequence ATGCGTAATATAATAATCATTACACTTTCTTCCATAGTTGTAGCCTTTGCCTATAATTTTTTATTCATTCCCCATGAAATTTTAAGTGGAGGGTTAAGCGGAATTGCTATTATGCTTGGGCTTATTACACCTCTTAATACAGGTGTGTTAAATTTACTGCTCAATCTGCCTTTATTGATTTTAGGCGTGATCAAGCTTGGCAAGCGCTTTATTAGCTACACAATTCTTTCCGTGGCTGTGTTATCAGTGAGCCTATATGTTATTCCGATATACAAAGCGACACAGGAGCCAATTCTCGCATCTTTGTTTGGCGGTGTTATTGTAGGCTTTGCGATGGGCATGATTTTTCGTGCAGCAGGCTCCTCTGGAGGCTTTGATATTATTGCGATGCTACTAAGCCGTAAACGTGATTTTCCGCTCGGTACGTTACTTGCGGCAATGAATGGTATTGTTGTGGCAGCTTCTGGCTTTATTTTTAGCTGGGATGCTGCATTATTAACACTTGTTTCTATTTATGCAACAGGTAAAGTAGTCGATACCATTCATACAAGCCATATTAAGTTAACGCTCATGATTATTACAAGTAAGGGTGACGCAGTAAAGCAACAGCTGCTGCACAAGCTACATCGTGGCATAACTATTATGGATGCGAAGGGTGCATACTCTGGCGAAGATCGGCAAGTTTTAATTACGGTAATTACACGCTACCAGCTTGCTGATGTTAAAAGCACGATTAAAGAAACCGACCCTCAATCGTTTGTTAATATATTGCAAACAACAGAGGTGATTGGGATGTTTGATCGTAGCACAGGTAAATAA
- a CDS encoding GIY-YIG nuclease family protein produces the protein MDHKKELKEMYKEIKIEAGVFTMTNTQTGKVFVGSFNNLKRLNGFQFMLKTNTHTNKELQADYNAFGQDAFEVKVVEYLKKKEEGYFDAKRELEKLEQKWLDTLQPYGERGYN, from the coding sequence ATGGATCATAAGAAAGAATTAAAAGAAATGTATAAAGAGATAAAAATTGAAGCAGGCGTTTTTACCATGACCAACACACAAACAGGAAAAGTATTTGTTGGTAGCTTTAATAATTTAAAACGTTTAAATGGTTTTCAATTTATGTTAAAAACGAATACTCATACAAATAAGGAGCTTCAGGCTGATTATAATGCCTTTGGTCAAGATGCCTTTGAAGTGAAGGTTGTGGAATATTTAAAGAAAAAGGAAGAAGGCTATTTTGATGCTAAAAGAGAGCTGGAAAAGCTAGAGCAAAAATGGCTGGATACGCTGCAGCCTTATGGCGAACGTGGCTATAATTAA
- a CDS encoding 2-keto-3-deoxygluconate permease → MIKKNLEKIPGGMMVVPLLVAACINTFFPDLLRIGGFTQALFVDSVPVLAALYLLTAGAQLNMKSFGVSIAKGSVLLGVKWLVAAVFTLLAYMFMGSDGLWLGLAPLAIMAAMSNSNGIVYMAVASQYGNKEDKAAYSVLVLNDGPLLTMIALAIFGAMGFVEGMFSATAFITVLLPLAVGVIIGNTDMELRDMLVKGSDIIIPFLSFALGMGINLADVIKGGASGILLGVFTIVFTGGAAFLIFKALGWNPIVGAAEGTTAGNAVMVPGVIASANASFAAIAPIATVQVAASAVTTAILIPIVLTILVKYTNIETTDGKKKKQTSLESIPDTARKEDLGL, encoded by the coding sequence ATGATTAAAAAGAATTTAGAAAAAATTCCAGGTGGTATGATGGTTGTACCATTATTGGTGGCTGCTTGTATTAATACATTTTTTCCTGATTTATTAAGGATAGGAGGGTTTACACAGGCTCTATTTGTAGACTCTGTTCCAGTATTAGCAGCTCTTTATTTATTAACGGCTGGTGCTCAATTAAATATGAAAAGCTTTGGGGTAAGTATTGCCAAAGGCTCTGTTTTATTAGGGGTGAAATGGCTTGTTGCAGCAGTTTTCACATTATTAGCATATATGTTTATGGGGTCGGATGGTCTTTGGTTAGGCTTAGCTCCGTTAGCAATAATGGCTGCCATGTCTAATAGTAATGGGATTGTGTATATGGCTGTAGCCTCTCAATATGGCAATAAAGAGGATAAAGCGGCTTACTCGGTGCTAGTTTTAAATGATGGTCCTTTATTAACAATGATTGCATTAGCTATTTTTGGCGCAATGGGATTTGTTGAAGGAATGTTCTCAGCGACAGCCTTTATTACAGTATTACTACCATTAGCAGTTGGCGTAATCATTGGTAATACAGATATGGAACTGCGTGATATGTTAGTAAAAGGTAGTGATATTATTATTCCTTTCCTATCATTTGCATTAGGAATGGGCATTAATTTAGCTGATGTAATAAAAGGTGGAGCTAGTGGTATTTTATTAGGAGTTTTCACAATTGTATTTACAGGAGGAGCAGCATTTTTAATATTTAAAGCCTTAGGATGGAACCCAATTGTTGGGGCTGCCGAAGGTACTACTGCGGGTAATGCTGTAATGGTTCCAGGAGTAATTGCATCTGCGAATGCGTCATTTGCAGCCATCGCTCCAATTGCAACAGTACAGGTTGCAGCCTCCGCTGTGACGACAGCTATCCTAATCCCTATCGTTTTAACAATATTAGTAAAATATACAAACATTGAAACGACTGATGGAAAAAAGAAAAAGCAAACTTCTTTAGAAAGTATACCTGATACAGCTCGTAAAGAAGACCTCGGCTTATAA